A region of the Pogoniulus pusillus isolate bPogPus1 chromosome 12, bPogPus1.pri, whole genome shotgun sequence genome:
TCTCTCCCCTCCCGCCGCCAAGGCAGCGCCGCTCCTCCCCgagccactgctgccacctTGTGGCAGGATTCCGCGGGTTCCTCAGGCGCTGCTGTAAATTCCCCGCCCAGGCCCCCCCACCGACTCATATTCGCCTCAGTAAAGGTCGGGGAAGGGAAATTCCTTCTCCAGAGTTTTCAACCCAGCCATACGCCTTTCACATCGCTTCTCACACCTCACACTATGAGAGatgggttaaaaaaaacaaacacggAATCTGAAACGTGACATTCCAGCTGAGGTTAAAAACATTCCCGGGGGGAAGCAGCACTCTCACCTTCCTCTACACCTGGTGAAAGCCAAGAGGACTCTGGATTGGATTCCTGAAATACAGAGCAGGCATGAGTAGACTGTGGAGTTGTGCTACAACTGCCTTAAGAACCAAAATGGATGGCTAGAAAgtagccaagaggaaagggacctgggggtgctggtagatagtagctgaacatgagccagcagtgtgcacaggtgggcaggggagccagtggcatcctggcctgcatcaggaacagtgtggccagtaggacaagggaggttattcttcccctgtactcagcactggtcaggccacaccttgagtgctgagtccagttctgggcccctcaattcaagagagatgttgagatactggaatgtgtccacaggagggcgacaaagctggtgaggggcctggagcacagccctcagagaggctgagggagctgggggtgtttagtctgcagaagaggaggctcaggggcgacctcattgctgtctacaactacctgaagggacattgtaggcaggtgggggttggccttttctcccagcaACATTCGGTGCTGGTGGAGTACTGCTCGATGCAACACAAAGTTGTTTGTGGTCTGCATCTCACTTTTATTTCCAGTAGCCTGGAAGAATTCTACTCATGAGCTTGTTTCTTTGTCAAATACTCTAAGGAGCTTTGTAAACTTTTCTCTGATTGTGGAAATGCTGATAACAGTGCTTGACTTAATGTGAAAGAGCAATTCCAGCAAGCTAACAGGACTACTCCAAAGTTTGAAGTGGAGTATATCTGTTTGCACATTCAGGGCCTGCATTTCTGCAGAGTTTGTGGAGATCACTGTCATGCACAGGAGaagactcttctcccaggcaaccagcaacagaacaaggggacacagtctcaagctgtgccggggaaagcagaggctggatgttaggaggaagttcctcacagagagagtgatttgctattggaatgggctgcccagggaggtgaagaagtcactatccctgggggtgttcaggaagagcctggatgaggcatttagtgccatggtctagttgtttggatggggctgggtgctaggttggactggatgatcttggaggtctcttccaacctggttgattctatgattctatgatctagatCAGATCCCACTGGCATAATCTCACTATGGTCCTGGGCTAATTAAAGATGGCAGGTGAAAAAACAAGacacacacccccaaaaaaaacaaaccacaccaaccaaccaaaaaacactaataaaataaaaatcaattcAAAAAACCAAAgtacacaaacaaacaaacaacaaaaccacaaacacaaaaacatatacacacaaaaaagaaaggaaaaatcccACCACCAAAGAGCACACGGCAGGTTTTGTGTTCCTCTAGACAGAAAGCTgctttttcagcagcagcagagcaacagGACAATCACCTTAGAGGGGACTGATAAATggttataagtatctgaaggctggccaggaggaggggagacaggctctgctcactgctccctgggataggacaaggagcaatgggtgtaagttacagcacaagaggttctgcctcaacacaagggggaacttctttactgtgagggtcacagagcactggaacaggctccccagagaggctgtggagtctccttctctggagactttcaaggcctgtctggatgtgttcctctgtgatctgtgttagcattgtcctcctctggcaggggggttggactcgatgatctccttgggtcccttccaacccctaatatcctgtgatcctatgaacagGTTTAAAGCCAAAGCACACTCTGAAAGCTTAGgttaaaaagaaatacaaatatTGGCATTTCAGTGCAAAGATCATTTATAGTCTTAAGCAAATATACATAGAATGTGTGGACTCTTAAACCTTCACTCAAGACATTTTTAAAAATAAGCATCTGATTCCATTACAAAAAGTCCTCTGGAACATTAATCacatgggggaaaaaacacacacacacaaaacatagTTTCTCAATTCCTGTGTGAAGGCATGGGCTGTACTTTAAAGATGTGCTGTATTTAACAGGAAACTAAACCAGCAGTCGGCTGTTTAGCATACTGACACACTCCAAACTTCACTGCATGCCAGTGCATCTAAatagcagaaccacagaatgttaggggttggaaggggtgaTGACAGATCATCGgatccagcccccttgccaaagcaggatcatctaggagaggccacacaggaacatggccaggttggctttgaaagtctccagagacgtAAACTCCACACCCTCTGTGGAAGGTCTCCTccggagaaacttctttactgtgtttTTGATGGAGCATCGGAACAGGCTGTTCCAGAGTTTGTGGAGTGGACCAAATGATCTCTtaaaatcccttccaactcctgaagttctgcaattctgtgattcagctatTTAGATTTACTGGTATACAGTGAGGTTTGGAGTGCATCAGTACACTGAAGATAGCCCTAAACCCAGAAATGCATAAGAGGTCTATTAACACATACCTTAAGCAAATTTCTGCAGCTTCACCAAAAGCTATTTGTACCACTTGGCATTTCTTCTTCTGTGCTTAATTCAGCTAAGCTAAGCAAGACTTCCTTACCTCAATATATTTCACCAAACTGCTACCCTGCTTTTACAAAACTAGTGTCAACCAATGAGAAAGTACATAATGCAGTTAATAGCAACATGGAGAAAATATTTGCACTTCAAAAAGTAATAATAATGTTTTCTGGTATAATGAGAACAGCTCTAATGAGCtagaaatgaaaacacagaatgCCAGAAAGCATCATCTAGCAAAACCCCCTTGTAAAATTTAATTAAGTCACCATATTTAAATATCAAATAACTAAAATGCATAACAGATCTTCTAACACTGGGGATACAAGTAATAGATCACATTCCTGGTACTATTCTGCAAAACCAGTTTTAATTACATTTGTACTGCAGAAAACATTAAGCTGAAAAGAACTTTTCAGTCTATACATTCTGCCATTATTCTATTACTAAAGCAATGACAATTACAGAGTTTTCTACTGGagtcttttgaagcagaaacacagtacAAGTAAGAAAATAATCTTTGGTAACTTTTTATGGGCTTCTGAAAGAGCTTGTTTTGTCATTATTTTTTCCTATGTTTTTCCCTTAAAGAGCCCATTTGCCTCAACTTTCTCTTGCAGTAGTCAAGAATCTGTCTTCTGGTGGAATCCTACAATCATGTCAAGTCTGAAGCTTTCTTCATTAGAGACCAAACAAGGGATCCTGAAATTATAATCAAGATGAAGAGGATGCCCTTTCCAATTGTCAGTTCAACTACAGTCAGTAGGCTAAAATACACTAATCACAGAGGAAGACAAATAATTGTAGTCAAGATAATGACAGGGGTAATAACTTGTAATACAAGttactagcaaaaaaaaaaaaacctttttaaGTGACATTCGAGTCACGAGTGGACTGAAATGTCTGATACTGGCTTCATATGTATCCACAGTTTAGGTCATACAATAGAATCTTTTAGTATGAAatacttttaagatcatcacatccaaccaCTAGCCTAACACTGCAAAGTCCgctatgtccctaagcaccacactcACGCATCTTTTAAATACGAGGGATGACAACCCAAACTTTCCTAGGCAGGCAGTTCCAGTGCTGGACAAGCTCTCGGGGGGCACTCCAAatcccttctcccccctcccccgggGAAGAAGGCAGCGCGGAAGCTGCTTTCTGCCCGTGGCGGGCTTGAAGGCAGAAGAGCAAAGGCACCCTTCCCACACGTGTACTGACTGCGGAAAGCCCGTGCTGGGACCGGCTGGTGGTGGGCTGGATTCTTTGTGCCCAGCACATGTGGCAAGTGGGCACATTGTCAAGGAAAaaaactataaacagaggaAAAAGGCGACGAGTTCCTGCTTTTGCACGGCTCCCGCTCTCACACCAGTCTCTGCAGTTCCGCTCTTGCACAGCTTGCGCCGCTCCCCcaccaggctgcaagtgcagcgAGTCCGTAAGTGCGTTTGAggaagagctgccagcagcactcagaCCTGGCTTCCCTTGCACCACACCGCAGCCTGACTTCCGGCTCGCTACCCAGGGCTGGGGAACACGGCAGCACTTCGGCTTCTCTCCCTGCGCTGCCAAGACAGCGCCTCTCCATGATCCATGCTCATGGAAGCTGTGTCTGAGACACCTTTGATTTTGGCAGGTTTTCATTCATCTTGGACTTAACGCCATGTGGATCATGACTGGATATAACCCGAGTTTCAGAGTCTGCCACAAAGAAATTCAACAGGCATCATTACTAAAGTCCTACCTCATCTCTGTGAGTAAAATCTATTCTCTAGGTTCTTTGCTTAGCCTGATTTTTAAGCAGAATAAAACTgtcttgtagcttagccttttccattttctgactttcctaaatcACTAAATTTGCCCATAAGCATCTTTGCAAAGATTTCCCAGCCaaattagaacctgtaaataaacctcatctagttctgtatatagcttgggggcagcctgttcttctccagactaaaaaatcccagttccctcagtcacttAAGACTTactctctagacccttcatcagctttgttgcccttctctggacacactccagcaactcatagtctttcctgtagtgagagggccaaaactgaacacaggactcaagctgcAGCTTCACCAGTGCCGAGTATAGGGACACAATcactttcctgctcctgctggctgacAGCCTGGTTGTCCTGCATGGGCTGGTCCACAGAATTTAAATCAAGTAGCGAAGTCAATTTTATATGTTGCAGAAATAGATCATGTAAAAAGATACATTTTATTATGTACATTTAGAGGTTAATTTAAactgatatttttttcttcttcacttcCACTTTTTGCCTCCTGATGTTCTGCTCCttccaaatatttttcttcagtGACCTGCAGAAACATAACAAATTCTGTTACATTTTAAAACATTATTTAATTGTCCTTGATCCTGGAAACCACTATCATTGTAACAAGAAGGAATGATCTAAAAAGACAAATATTGTCTCTAAAATTAAACAACCTGAATGACAAAGCACTTTCAAACTAATTTTACAGAAAAGTACAATGGGTTAGGCTCTGGGCACATCCTTGGCTAACAAGTTCAGTAGATACatggcttttatttttccccctcaatgtgtgggtttttttttctctttcataagTAAAATACTCAATTTGAAGACTCAAAAATATCTGCTATTTTATTTTACTAAGTATTTCTCACATGTAAGCCTATGCCTTGAAAATGAGTCTCTGATTACATGCAGCTTGTATTTTAACGATTCTGTTTATCTTAAAAACTCGCCTTTTGCATTTATTCAGTCACTATAAGGCTTCTCTTAGCACATTTCAACTTTGAAAGTCCACCTCTTTACCAGAAGTATGTTTGCAAGAAGCTTTTCTGTGTTGGTTTTAAACAGGCCCAAAATAGTCAAAATAATGTATTTACACAGCTTACTGAAACACCTCTCTCTTATCTCCAGTTACTTCCACTTAGGGTCACTCACTGGTATTAAACTTTAGCCTTGCATTTACTTGTAAAAAACACCTTCTTATGTGTTCTCCAAAACTTGTGCCAGAAAATTTGTTACTACCCAAAATCTAGGGAAGTGTAAACATGTGTTATCCCAAtctttatatttttttatttaatgTTTGTAATTAAAACAGGGGAAAATATTTTACACACATGCAATATCAACATTAACTGTAGAAATTCATTTGAAAATAACATAAAGTAATAATTAACAGCTTAGAGATTTCACAGGCATCTGGTCTTTCTTCACCTGTGAACACTTCCATTCCTAAAGCAATGTTCTTTCCACTGATCATTGAAATTCTACCCTGCCACAGCACATCTTTATATTCACTAAGCTGTTCTTCATTGCTAACTTACCAGCCTCTTCGATCTTTCCAGCAGTTTGTGCCAGACGGTGTGGTGAGCCTGTGTTAAATGTCATTAGATGAAGTTAGTGGAGGTCAAAAACCAAAATTCAAAttttgaaaaaagaaaacatcttCTCACAGAACAGATTCTGACAAGTGCATAGAAATGATGTCACAAGACTCTAACAATAGAACCAAATGGGGCAAATCGAACCAGCTTGGGCTAACCTGGCTGTTTTCCCAACACAGAAATGAGGCAAAAGTAACACTCAAAAACTCAGGATTGAGACCAAAAAAAGTGAGATAAGAATAGAGTTTACTGATCAGAATCAGATAAATACAGTACAGAATCTATAtcagcacagcacaaagcagcagcaaacagaagcGAGCGAGCCAAAAGCCCAAGCCAGAAAACTACTCCCCCATGCCTCCTTGTCCCACTGCCATGCCAGCAGAAAAGATCAACACCCAAGAACCTGgaatccagaagcagcaactaAAACAGGAAGCCTTGCACATTGCAACCTGAACTTgagccccataatactttgctccagttagcacttccatttttttaaagctggcacaactgcagcatggtatgagtaacagcagcagattcaactcaatccATGACACCAATTCAGACGTTACTGCTTAAGATTTCAGTGTTCAATTTGCCCATATTCCTTTGGGGGACTTGAGTTAAATTCTGCTATTCACATTCATTCAGTGTGGGCACTCACTGAGAGGGCAATAGGCTAAAATGGGAATTAAAGTCTTTATGACATAGAAGGGTACACAGAGATATGGTTTAGGAACTCAGTGCCCATCTGTCCCTTGAAAACTTTCTGGAGACAACAGCACAGGTCAAAATCACGTAAGTCGACAGAAATAGAAAAGAAGATTCCTGCCTCCACCTATAGGTAGTTCTGCAAAGCCTTTGTTTAAGGCTGCATAGCTCTAGCACTTTTTGTTACTGTTAATTTCTACTTTGATATTTCTACTTTCAGCAGTAAATAATTACATCAAGCATCCTCTGATGCAAACTTTTCTAGTTCTTATTTCATCTCCAGAATAGCTCTGGATCAGAAATCAACCCCAAATATCCAACATAAGTCATCTGCATCAGCCTTCCCTTTCTGCTACTTTTCTCACCTCTGAATCAGGCTTAGCTACCAGCACAACATGTAAAGATCAGAAAACAAGCCCTAacttaaaagaagaaaacttgTACAAAGTGAATTCATTACCTTCAAATGGATTGGCAGGGACACACCCTGGAACCTTCTTATTAATTCAGATTGGTTAGTCTGAAGATTATGGGCTGCTGTTATCTCATACTGGAAACAAAAACTTGTCCTTGGAATATGAGGGCCTTCACTAACATCTACAAAATCACCAAACCTGATGGGAGAAAGAAACACTCTAAGACAAATATACTCAGAGAGAAGCACAAGCTTAATGATTTTTATTCAATTAGTAAAATCTTATCtacaaaagagaggaaagaaaatccaCACACATCTCAAACCAATTCCAAACAAATCTCCAGTTTATCATTTTTAAGTTTCCTGATACAAAGAACAGGTCACCAAATTTCCTAAAATGGATTCATGAAAGTTAAAGCTCAGGTCTAGAAAGAGGATCCTAGGTTTAACAAATCTTTGAAGTTCTATTTGCTTTACAAGTGGGGTAACTCTTTCAATCACCAGAAGTACATTTATCTTCCAAGATCACACATTTTCCACAGTACAGCATTTGCAATCTGCACAGGGATTTCTCTTCCAGAGAAATCCAGACAAAAAGATCTATAGCAAAAGAACATTCAGAACAAACTTCTCCGTGAAACCAACAGGTGAGCTCATTTTCTCTCCTGTTAAGCAAActaggaagggaagaaggaggaaccACAGACACAACATGTATCTCTTTAGAGACATGTGAACTTCAAAATCAAATGCAGAACAATTTAGACATCTAGAAAACTGAATATCCTACACTAGCCTAAGCAGGCCACAACACAAGCTTCCTGCCTCCAGCAAAGAGCATTTATATCTTAAACCATATTTCAAGAGCCAGCTCCATTCTCACCTCCAACACTACAAGGTAGTAGCTTGCCAGTTAGGAAGAGCTTGAGAACTTCAGAAGAAAAACCCACTATGCAGTGCTAACTCTTGTTTTCAAACAGGTTTTTGGTTTCCATCTTATTTAACCTGACAAGCTGTAGAGGTTTATTTGGATTTTACATTAAAGCATTTAAAGTAGTAAGATCTCTCTGGCACTTATCACTTTTAACATCACAAGAAATAGAGATGTAGTGAGATCCACCACCTGTTAAGTATCACAAAGCAATGGTTGtgtgaaaaaataaaaacaggGGAAGAGAAAGTATCAAAGCAACAAAAGACAGGCTACAAACAGTAATGAAAACAACTGCTCTCTAAACTGAAAAGTAACTTACTCTTCCTAGTTGCAGACAGTATTTGCAATACAAGTTTTCACTGAGTAACTATAGATTGAGAATTGTTTTGCTCACCTGTGTAATGTTACAGTTCCTTCCTTATTCTGAGAAGCTTTTCTTTCTATCATCTCCATTTTGTACCTGAAGAAGACaaaaaaggatttaaaaaaTGCTCACCTTTAATACCTAGTTCTTATAACGCTTAAGAAACATTCTTAAATATCATGCTTGCATTTATGTGAGCTTTGAAACAAGTTTAAATCCTTAGTTGTGCATGATGACATGGATTGGCATGTTTCATAAATCATGTCACACAAACCTCTCAGTTTAACCTCAGTTCCTGGAAAAATTATGGGGTAGATGATATCgaaccaatcacagaatcaatctgattggaacagacctcaaatatcatccaTACTGTGTACTACTGATTTTATACAATGTGTGGACCTCAGCACCCGGTCTGCTACAAGAGAAAGTGTTCTCTGCTATTTCTACACACACAAATACACATATAATATCTAAAGCTATTATCAAAAGCAACCTTCCACCTGCTGTCAATATTTGTCAGCCAACACAGTGACAATATTGTGTCTGTATGTATGTCACATTAGTATCACCTTTTTTATCAGGCTAAAAAAACAGTTGTTTTGCAGCTTGAGCTTTAGCatagttttattttgtttcacaATATGATAATTTACTTAGAATTTCCCTCACATCTCTCCAACCACCAAAAACCTATGGACTAAAGAATTTTTCACCCAAAACTTACTTAGGTTGGATCTTTTTCAGCAAAGAAGACTGGAGTGTTTTGAATGAGCCATCCTGTACAGCACAGGTCTGAGTATTTTACCCATTGTCCCCTGCAGAGCTCAAAAACTGCATTTAATGAAATCTTCAAATGAAGATATCAAGATATGGAAAATCTACATTTCTCCAAATATGGAAGCActtcagcagaggctgagagtaACTAGAAGACCAAGTCTAACCAACAGAGCTCCAACTCAGAAGCACTGAAATTTTGAAGCTCACCAttaacgtgaggaggaagttcttcagcatgagagtgatgagattctggaatgggttgcccaggaaggtggaggtgtttaaggccagactggatgaggctctggccagcctgatctagggtagggtgcccctgcccatggcagggggtttggaactagataatccttgtggtcccttccaaccctgactgcttctatgattctaaacacagAAGTCTTTCCATTTGTCACAAAACTGCATACAGTAAAgatgtctgctgctggctgctacaGAGAACAGGAGGAAGTGTAACAAAGGGAAGAGAGGCATGCTCATTCAAACCAGTGGAAGAAGTACCTTCATACATCACTTGTCACATCTTATTTTAGACTTACAAAAAATCAAGGACACATTTAAATTAACTTCTCATCACCTTTCCAAAGGAAAGGCAAACTCATATGCTTACTTGTTATGCTGAAACATTTCACATGCCACTTTTGCTCCAACATGCAGTGTTTCAAATGGCAAGTCTTTCTGAATTAGCTTTCCAGCATCCTTTGTAAGAGAACGGAAGTTGTCCTAAAAAATAATTGATACATAAAACTGTTACAACTCTTTCACAGTTGCAGTGCATAGAGAGCACTAAATATTAGTCAAAACAAGAGTCATCTACCAGAAACCCTAAACATAGGCTTCACTTAATCTGAAATTAAAACAGTCTGTGTCCTCCAAGAACAGTCTATAACGTGAGCCAGAACGTGATAAATGCAAAGACTACCTTCCAAAGGGTACacctgaccaaaaaaaaacccaaacaaaactagTAGCAGATAtacctaagaaaaaaaaaaaaaaaacaacaaacctcaCCACCACTTCTCCCTCATTAAAAAAGACCCACTGGACAAGCATGCAAGCTATCTAACTTTTCAAGCAAGAAGTTATTGTGCTTACATTTGTTGGTTTCCAGTCATGCAGCCTATTGTCCAAAATTACATCATAACAGAaagctccagagatcactgcAATTCCAATTCCAAAGAGAAAAGCATTCATGTTTGTAACAAAGTATGTGTTTCACTGCCATAATATTCTTTTATACATATGTGTATATGAAcgagaagaaaaacagaatcTCAAGAAATGCACCACAAAATGTACGTTTTCGCCTGTGATTGTACAGTCAAATGGCAGATTAAACCTGGatcattttcatttcatttcacttAGAAAGAAATTTGAAATTAGTTTTAATGTCATGTCAATGTAACACAAGTCCATTAATGTAACACTAACACCAAAATTCCACTTTGAATTCTTTTGCACACATGATACGTTAAAAGTAATTCTGCACTATTAAGTTGTAATAGAGAAGTCAGACAACATCAAAGCTGAAGTAAAATGTTTATCCATAATGCAAGAATGGCATAAATGTCTGAAAAGGGCAACACAAATTTCTGTGAGAGTTGTTCAAATGCTCTGTATGTCAATTTCTTCAGTTACTACCATCTTAGAAATCAAGCTTATGAACCCAGTAAATTTACATCATTTCTACACATACAGTGTAATGATATAGCTCAGCATATGCAAGGTTATTCCAAATATTTATGGAACTGAAATATCTACTCTACAGTTAGCAATCAAGATAAACACtacagctgctgaaaaggagATCAGTTGTCTAAGGACTCCACCTTGACAGCAACCAAATATATATTAAATCCATAACCACATAGCCTTTCTTATTCAAACAGCCTCCCCTTTTGTGCATTTTCTCACTTTTGTGTATCTCAATTCAGGTCACAGGTGAGAAAAAGTTGTTACTAACCCTCTCTGTACTTCAGCAATCTTCCAACCTCATGCATACACAGTCATTTTCAGTAACTTAAGTGCTCACAGCTTATGTAATTAATttttcacagaaacacatcacATCTTCTAAATAACTTAATCATGTAACTTCACAATGAAAAGGTTGTGTCCCTGTGTGGCTAACTCAATCTACAAAATCGTAGGTGATCTGAAACCCAGACACCACATAGACACAcaaagttctgcactttggaatGAAATTGTTTCCAGTGTGTTTACTATAAATTAAAGGCTACAACAACAACGTGTAATATGCGGATCAGTGCTGTGTGTCTTCGTTTGCTGGAAAATGAGCCTTTGTTTGCTTGATAACATTATTAGACATTCTTTTAAGAAGCAGCAAAAGACAAGACAAACACTTAGATCACCTGGCACTTCTGGAGCTTTAATCAGACTCACTGAGTACTCATCCTTGAATGCCCGCTTTAACACACACGCCATGATCATGGCACAGGAACGCCAGTAGGCCTATAGGAGAATTTCAAAACACAGATTTATTACCTTGAACCTAACAGACCCATAACCAGATTAACACCAGGCTCCTTATTCCAAAAGGATATAGATATTTAACTCAAGGACATGCAAATCTAGCTGTCAACACAAGCATTCATTTCCTTAGTAGCTAAAAACTTCTATTTGGAGATGATTCTCCATACAGAATCAATTGAAAAAGAAATGTAAAGTATCAAATCACAACTGCACTTGAAATGCACATCACAttttccctggaggtatttaaatcTGAAAGTTCTCCTTAACAGCTTTATCAGTAATTCAGATAAGGGAAACAAGTGCACCTTGTAGGTTTGCAGACGACACTAAATTGGGATTGTTGACCTGCtcaagggtaggaaggctctggaaagggatctggacaggacAGATCAAGGCACCAAGATCAGTTTTATAAGGTGTAACAAGGCCATGTGCTGCATTCTGCACTTGGGCTGCAATAACCCCACACAACACAACTTGCCCAGGAAAAGTGGTTAGAAAGCAGCCCagtggagaaagacctgggacgtctttcctgaaagagtggtcagacattggaagacgttgcacagagaggtgctggagtcacagtTCCCAGAGATTTCAAAAACATACAGACATGGCACTTTTGGACACAGTTTAACAGCCACGGTGGTCTTGGGCTGACAGTTTGACTccctgatcttagaggtcttttccagccaaaataattctgtaattctacaaAATCATAAAAGAACACaatttaggttgaaagggatgcCAGCACATCCCCAGCCCACACTCTGGTCCAGCTAATAACAACCATGATGGCCAGAGAATTATTAAAAATATCTGAATCGCCGCAACAACCAAGAGCAGATGGACATGGAACTGAATGGGGCACAAGGAATCAAGTGGTCATAATCAGGGTTGTCTACAATGAAATAAGATACAGACTCACCTTGTTTACTTCTTCTGGATCTTCGTCTTTGAAAGTAAGGAACTGAATTTCACACGATTTAGTCAAGGGCCTGTACATATCCCAAACTTCACCATCCACAAGAGCTAGAACAGACTTCTTGCAATGCCATTCACTTAGGTCTAAAGAAAGTGAAACAATATCACACAGTTATTCAGCATATTTCTCAGAATCAGCAGTTCAGACTACTGCTTGGTAAGAACAGCTATCTATCAAAACTAACATTTTGTAAGTGACTTGGAAAGGCAAGCTGCGAACAAACCCTACAAAAATCAGCTGTTTCTGCTAATGTATTTCAGTACAGATGCAGTTTAAACTTATCAAACACAAATATTTTGAATGCATGTCTGTCACTTTGGTCATTAAAATGTCAGTAACGTTAACGTTTCAATCTTAGATGACAAAAACTTCAGCTTCCATAATCAGTG
Encoded here:
- the MRPL39 gene encoding large ribosomal subunit protein mL39, which codes for MAALSRSAAACWVARCLQGGQERRRFVTTSPVLRLTSEEVIQMRNELFTKEKERQLSLYPRIEKIEVKYTGKSHPGSVFVMNKALSTPYNCAMHLSEWHCKKSVLALVDGEVWDMYRPLTKSCEIQFLTFKDEDPEEVNKAYWRSCAMIMACVLKRAFKDEYSVSLIKAPEVPVISGAFCYDVILDNRLHDWKPTNDNFRSLTKDAGKLIQKDLPFETLHVGAKVACEMFQHNKYKMEMIERKASQNKEGTVTLHRFGDFVDVSEGPHIPRTSFCFQYEITAAHNLQTNQSELIRRFQGVSLPIHLKAHHTVWHKLLERSKRLVTEEKYLEGAEHQEAKSGSEEEKNISLN